A single genomic interval of Terriglobus albidus harbors:
- a CDS encoding MlaD family protein — translation MPSTQEVRWSQLKVGVIVLISLTLLIVLIFLLTSSQGASLFSKKLMVRVYFDNSAGLKVGAPVTLQGVTIGNVTGVRVVDDPARKLMPVEASLRLDAKYQSLLHRDTTAALSTVGVLGDTVIDLNSQVATGPLLQDGDVLKTLDTPNLQDVVKSSQGTIESLNVILAKLDRIVDTIASGKGAIGQLIYDDSLYVRANKTVAELQRLSENLNNGQGSIGKLLKDDEVYNRLNSTTAKIDHIASELDAGKGSAGKLLKDDALYNNLNSTLAHANSILAEADAGKGGLGLLLKDPTFAKKLNNTVTRLDDLITGIDEGKGTAGKLVKDDAMYNNVNTLLTSSNSLVNTIRSDPKKYLTIHFRVF, via the coding sequence ATGCCCAGCACCCAGGAAGTGCGTTGGTCGCAGTTGAAAGTCGGCGTGATTGTTCTGATCTCGCTCACGCTGTTGATCGTCCTCATCTTCCTGCTCACCAGTTCTCAGGGCGCCAGCCTTTTCTCTAAAAAGCTCATGGTGCGCGTCTACTTCGATAACTCCGCCGGCCTGAAAGTCGGAGCACCGGTAACCCTGCAGGGTGTCACCATCGGAAATGTGACCGGAGTGCGAGTCGTAGACGATCCCGCGCGCAAGCTCATGCCTGTGGAAGCCAGCCTGAGGCTCGACGCCAAGTACCAGTCACTGTTGCATAGGGACACCACTGCCGCGCTCTCCACCGTCGGTGTTCTCGGCGACACGGTAATCGATCTCAACAGCCAGGTTGCGACCGGACCGCTGTTGCAGGACGGAGATGTCTTGAAGACCCTCGATACGCCCAACCTGCAGGATGTCGTCAAGTCCAGCCAGGGCACGATCGAGAGCCTGAACGTAATTCTTGCCAAGCTTGACCGCATCGTCGATACCATCGCCAGCGGTAAAGGCGCTATCGGCCAACTCATCTATGACGATTCGCTCTATGTCCGGGCGAACAAAACCGTTGCCGAATTGCAGCGTCTGTCGGAGAACCTGAACAACGGACAGGGTTCGATCGGCAAGCTGTTGAAGGATGACGAGGTGTACAACCGCCTCAACTCCACAACGGCAAAGATCGACCACATTGCTTCAGAGCTCGATGCCGGCAAGGGCAGCGCAGGCAAGCTACTGAAAGACGATGCTCTATATAACAACCTGAACTCCACCCTCGCGCACGCGAACTCTATCCTCGCGGAAGCGGACGCGGGTAAGGGCGGTCTGGGGCTCCTGCTGAAAGACCCTACTTTTGCCAAGAAGCTGAATAACACCGTTACCCGACTGGATGACCTGATCACCGGCATCGATGAAGGCAAAGGAACGGCAGGCAAACTCGTGAAGGATGACGCGATGTATAACAACGTGAACACCCTGCTGACCAGCTCCAACAGCCTGGTCAACACCATCCGCAGCGACCCGAAGAAGTACCTGACCATCCACTTCCGGGTGTTCTAA
- the acpS gene encoding holo-ACP synthase, with protein sequence MILGIGTDMTEIDRIRDSIARFGDRFLHRIFTPGEIAYCLRKRASEESFAARFAAKEAAAKALGTGISRGISWQEIEVRRQPGERPTIHFTGRAAERAVAMGIAAAHLSLTHTRGMALATVIVEGPGC encoded by the coding sequence GTGATTTTGGGGATTGGCACGGACATGACAGAGATTGACCGAATACGGGACAGCATTGCCCGATTTGGTGACCGCTTCCTTCACCGGATCTTCACACCTGGTGAAATCGCCTACTGCCTCCGCAAAAGAGCCTCGGAAGAGAGTTTTGCCGCCCGTTTTGCAGCCAAAGAAGCGGCAGCCAAGGCTCTGGGCACTGGAATCAGCCGCGGTATCAGTTGGCAGGAGATCGAGGTCCGCCGGCAACCGGGCGAGCGGCCGACGATTCATTTCACAGGCCGCGCCGCTGAGCGCGCTGTAGCCATGGGAATCGCCGCAGCCCATCTCTCACTGACGCACACCCGCGGGATGGCGCTCGCCACGGTTATCGTGGAAGGTCCAGGTTGCTGA
- a CDS encoding IS630 family transposase, which yields MGQTGLARSQKKAHRLKAWLVFLDESGFLLAPLVRRSWAPSGQTPVIYQRGRHHKKVSAIAALCVSPERDEVRLYFRLYPGGDVDSTRVIDFLRALNHELAVNWCLIWDRLNAHRSKQTSRWLAGAQRLRTSFFPPYAPELNPVEYLWSWTKINPLANRAFFDIDDLAVEARHAARSLQHKQSLLRSFVQHSPLLLRLK from the coding sequence ATGGGTCAAACAGGACTGGCCCGCTCTCAAAAAAAAGCGCACCGGCTGAAAGCCTGGCTGGTTTTTCTCGATGAGAGCGGCTTTTTGCTGGCTCCCTTGGTGCGGCGCAGTTGGGCTCCTTCCGGCCAAACACCGGTGATCTATCAGCGCGGACGGCATCACAAGAAAGTCTCTGCTATCGCTGCACTATGTGTTTCTCCGGAGCGTGACGAGGTTCGACTCTACTTCCGTCTCTATCCGGGAGGCGATGTCGATTCCACACGCGTGATCGACTTCCTGCGCGCACTCAACCACGAGTTGGCCGTCAACTGGTGCTTGATCTGGGACAGGCTCAATGCCCACCGCTCCAAGCAAACCAGCCGGTGGCTTGCCGGTGCACAACGCCTGCGGACCTCCTTCTTCCCTCCCTATGCTCCTGAGCTAAACCCGGTCGAGTATCTCTGGTCATGGACCAAGATCAATCCCCTCGCCAACCGCGCCTTCTTCGACATAGACGACTTGGCGGTTGAAGCAAGACATGCCGCCCGATCCTTGCAACACAAACAATCCCTGCTACGATCCTTCGTGCAACACAGCCCTCTTCTTCTACGCCTCAAATAG
- a CDS encoding IS630 family transposase — protein sequence MMRPVGSPEELERKRQRAITLIEQGITQAEIARVLGVEPRSVRRWKHAWTEGGREALGATRATGRPPRLSARDRQKLEKQLLKGAVSAGFPTDLWTCPRVADYIERTFGVQYHVDHVCRLLHGMHWSPQKPVRKAVERDEEAIQQWVKQDWPALKKKRTG from the coding sequence ATGATGCGTCCAGTCGGCAGTCCGGAGGAGTTGGAGCGCAAGCGTCAACGCGCGATCACACTCATCGAACAAGGCATTACCCAAGCTGAGATCGCGCGTGTTCTGGGAGTAGAGCCGCGCAGCGTGCGGCGTTGGAAGCATGCGTGGACCGAAGGAGGCCGTGAGGCGTTAGGGGCGACTCGGGCGACCGGCAGGCCACCGCGTCTGAGCGCGAGGGACCGGCAAAAGCTGGAGAAGCAACTTCTCAAGGGGGCTGTCTCTGCTGGTTTTCCGACTGATCTATGGACTTGTCCCCGGGTAGCCGACTACATCGAGCGAACCTTCGGGGTTCAATACCATGTCGATCATGTTTGCCGCCTGTTGCATGGGATGCACTGGAGTCCACAAAAGCCAGTCCGCAAAGCTGTTGAACGCGATGAAGAGGCGATCCAGCAATGGGTCAAACAGGACTGGCCCGCTCTCAAAAAAAAGCGCACCGGCTGA
- the ndk gene encoding nucleoside-diphosphate kinase, whose protein sequence is MSQRTFSIIKPDAVRKGYAGAILAEIEKAGFKIVSIKKISISKTQAEGFYYVHKERPFFGSLTDFMSSGSIIPMVLEKDNAIADLRKLMGATNPANAEEGTIRKKFAGSIEENAIHGSDAEETAAFEIGYFFAGLELV, encoded by the coding sequence ATGTCACAGCGCACGTTCAGCATCATCAAGCCCGACGCCGTCCGTAAGGGGTACGCAGGCGCCATCCTGGCCGAAATCGAGAAGGCCGGATTCAAGATTGTTTCCATCAAGAAGATCTCCATCTCGAAGACACAGGCAGAGGGCTTCTACTACGTCCATAAGGAGCGCCCGTTCTTCGGCTCCCTGACGGACTTCATGAGCTCGGGCTCCATCATCCCGATGGTGCTGGAAAAGGACAACGCGATTGCCGACCTGCGCAAGCTGATGGGCGCCACCAACCCGGCAAATGCCGAAGAGGGCACCATCCGCAAGAAGTTCGCCGGTTCCATCGAAGAGAACGCGATCCACGGATCGGACGCAGAAGAGACGGCCGCTTTTGAGATCGGCTACTTCTTCGCCGGTCTTGAACTGGTCTAG
- a CDS encoding M13 family metallopeptidase → MRLSLLAPALLLGSLPVLAQVSAPTAEPKQPVSFDLSGIDKTADPCTDFYQYACGNWKKNNPIPADQTRWGRFNELAERNNYLLYQQLKTAADSPKTPLAKKYGDFFAACMDKPLADKLGYTPLDAQFKTIAAFNDPKKFATFAGMMEDKYAQGFFFGFGSDQDQKDASKVIGEVDQAGLALPDRDYYLQNDERMTKIREQYLEHMKKMFALIGDTPEQAATEAKAVLAVETALAQGSMSRVARRNPNNLYHIMTIAQLQDLTPGFDWKVYLAAKKESALPSLNVATPDFFKSMNMQLAGENLAALKSYMRWHVLHRYAANLDESIATENFNFFGATLTGQKEQTPRWKRCTSMTDRALGEAVGQDWVKQYFPPSSKDSMEKLVDALDKSLGEDIKGLDWMSDATKAEAQKKLDAFRRKIGYPENWRDYSKLETKRNDLVGNLARSAAFTDRRDLDKIGKPVDEREWLMTPPTVNAYYNPAQNDINFPAGILQPPFFDAKIDPAVNFGGIGVVIGHEMTHGFDDEGSQFDAQGNVRSWWTDEDRKKFEARTDCEVKEYDGFEVAPGQNLNGKLTLGENTADNGGLRIAYAALMSVLAQQGGDAASKQVDGYTPQQRYFIGFAQVWCENTREATARLRAKTDPHSSGQWRVNGSVQNFEEFGKAFGCRKGQPMVPVNACRVW, encoded by the coding sequence ATGCGTCTTTCCCTTCTGGCGCCGGCGCTGCTGCTTGGCAGTCTCCCGGTTCTCGCGCAGGTTTCTGCCCCCACTGCTGAGCCTAAACAACCTGTCAGCTTCGATCTTTCCGGAATCGACAAGACCGCCGATCCATGCACGGACTTCTATCAGTACGCCTGTGGCAACTGGAAGAAGAACAACCCGATTCCGGCCGACCAGACTCGCTGGGGCCGCTTCAACGAGCTTGCTGAACGCAACAATTACCTGCTCTATCAGCAGTTGAAGACCGCGGCCGACTCCCCCAAGACGCCCCTCGCGAAGAAGTACGGCGACTTCTTCGCCGCCTGCATGGACAAGCCGTTGGCCGATAAGCTCGGCTATACCCCTCTCGATGCCCAGTTCAAGACGATTGCCGCCTTCAACGATCCGAAGAAGTTCGCCACCTTCGCGGGCATGATGGAGGATAAGTACGCGCAGGGCTTCTTCTTCGGTTTCGGCTCCGATCAGGACCAGAAGGACGCCTCAAAGGTTATCGGTGAGGTTGACCAGGCCGGTCTCGCGCTGCCGGACCGCGACTATTATCTGCAGAACGATGAGCGCATGACCAAGATCCGGGAGCAGTACCTGGAGCACATGAAGAAGATGTTCGCGCTCATCGGCGACACGCCCGAGCAGGCTGCTACCGAAGCAAAGGCTGTGCTTGCGGTAGAGACCGCGCTGGCACAGGGCTCCATGTCACGCGTTGCCCGCCGTAATCCCAACAACCTGTACCACATCATGACCATCGCGCAGCTCCAGGATCTGACGCCGGGCTTCGACTGGAAGGTCTACCTGGCCGCGAAGAAAGAGTCGGCGCTCCCGAGCCTGAATGTGGCGACGCCGGACTTCTTCAAGTCCATGAACATGCAGCTCGCCGGTGAGAATCTCGCTGCGCTGAAGAGCTACATGCGCTGGCATGTGCTGCATCGCTATGCCGCCAATCTTGACGAGTCCATCGCAACGGAGAACTTCAACTTCTTCGGCGCGACGCTTACCGGCCAGAAAGAGCAGACACCGCGCTGGAAGCGTTGCACCTCGATGACGGACCGCGCGCTTGGAGAAGCTGTCGGACAGGATTGGGTGAAGCAGTACTTCCCGCCCTCTTCCAAGGACAGCATGGAGAAGCTGGTCGATGCCCTGGATAAGTCTCTCGGAGAAGACATTAAGGGTCTGGACTGGATGAGCGACGCCACCAAGGCCGAGGCGCAGAAGAAGCTCGATGCCTTCCGCCGCAAGATCGGCTATCCCGAGAACTGGCGCGACTACTCGAAACTGGAGACCAAACGGAACGATCTGGTCGGAAACCTCGCCCGTTCGGCTGCGTTTACCGATCGCCGCGACCTGGACAAGATCGGCAAGCCCGTCGACGAGCGTGAGTGGCTAATGACGCCGCCGACTGTCAACGCTTACTACAACCCGGCGCAGAACGACATCAACTTTCCAGCCGGCATCCTGCAGCCGCCGTTCTTCGACGCGAAGATCGATCCGGCTGTGAACTTCGGCGGCATCGGCGTGGTGATCGGTCACGAGATGACGCACGGTTTCGACGACGAGGGCAGCCAGTTCGATGCACAGGGCAATGTGCGTTCCTGGTGGACCGATGAAGATCGCAAAAAATTCGAGGCCCGCACCGACTGCGAAGTAAAGGAGTATGACGGCTTCGAGGTCGCTCCCGGCCAGAACCTGAACGGCAAACTGACTCTGGGCGAGAACACTGCGGACAACGGCGGCCTGCGGATCGCGTATGCCGCGCTGATGAGCGTTCTGGCGCAGCAGGGCGGCGATGCGGCGTCAAAGCAGGTGGACGGCTACACGCCCCAGCAGCGCTACTTCATCGGTTTTGCCCAGGTATGGTGCGAAAACACCCGCGAAGCGACCGCTCGCCTGCGGGCGAAGACCGATCCGCACTCCAGCGGCCAGTGGCGCGTTAATGGCAGCGTGCAAAACTTCGAGGAGTTCGGGAAGGCATTCGGGTGCAGGAAGGGGCAGCCCATGGTGCCGGTCAACGCCTGCCGCGTCTGGTAG
- a CDS encoding type I phosphomannose isomerase catalytic subunit produces MPSLNPFRLKPSLVARIWGRTNLAPWYTDRPVEKIGESWLTGEQCTVEGGPFAGQTLRELSAAYPEELLGESKALGEFPLLLKLLFPDDKLSVQVHPNDEQAAKRNSQGKTECWYVLDAEPGATVALGFKDPKVAVEQVREAIKQERLEDLLHFEPVSVGDLVYVDANTVHAIGPGVTLLEVQQTSDITYRLYDYGRPRELHLEEGLAVMKAATAAGKRAPVQKNGFTRLVEERYFSVDRVELAAGAMLDVAAPGKPQCLVLLSGEATLTSEGGDTLELTPASAVVIPAATKQAVLKAGSDCVVVRAIV; encoded by the coding sequence ATGCCTTCCCTGAATCCATTCCGCTTGAAGCCGTCACTCGTGGCCCGCATCTGGGGTCGTACCAACCTCGCGCCGTGGTACACCGATCGCCCCGTAGAAAAGATCGGCGAGTCGTGGCTGACCGGGGAACAGTGCACCGTGGAGGGTGGTCCGTTTGCGGGCCAGACTCTGCGCGAGCTCAGTGCTGCATACCCGGAAGAGCTTCTGGGAGAGAGCAAAGCTCTTGGCGAGTTCCCGCTGCTGCTGAAGCTGCTGTTTCCCGATGACAAGCTCAGCGTGCAGGTGCATCCGAACGACGAACAGGCCGCGAAGAGGAACAGCCAGGGAAAGACCGAGTGCTGGTACGTCCTCGATGCCGAGCCGGGAGCCACTGTCGCTCTGGGCTTCAAGGATCCGAAGGTTGCTGTCGAGCAAGTGCGCGAGGCCATCAAGCAGGAGAGGCTCGAAGACCTGCTGCACTTTGAGCCGGTGAGTGTCGGTGACCTGGTGTATGTGGATGCCAACACTGTCCATGCCATCGGGCCGGGAGTCACCTTGCTGGAAGTCCAGCAGACCTCTGACATTACCTATCGCCTGTATGACTACGGCCGTCCACGCGAGCTTCATCTCGAAGAGGGACTGGCGGTGATGAAGGCCGCGACGGCGGCGGGGAAGCGCGCTCCGGTTCAAAAAAACGGCTTCACACGATTGGTCGAAGAGCGCTATTTCAGCGTCGACCGCGTTGAACTTGCTGCCGGAGCAATGCTGGATGTAGCGGCGCCCGGGAAGCCGCAGTGCCTGGTACTGCTGTCAGGAGAAGCTACGCTGACCTCTGAAGGGGGCGATACGCTTGAGCTGACACCGGCCTCGGCTGTCGTGATACCCGCCGCCACGAAGCAGGCCGTGCTCAAGGCAGGCAGCGACTGCGTGGTTGTGCGCGCAATCGTCTAG
- a CDS encoding TetR/AcrR family transcriptional regulator — protein MTMTAVKPNKHELRTKETRELLLRSAETIFARDGYEAADLSEIAALAGRTKGAIYAHFKSKEDIFLALWEHHALRYRTQMEERLAHSTGVEQNRETLRQFYLGLLKDRIWGQLMLEFKLFSLRHPEAKERLQQRLANLHPGSREQQLTSILGSAGRKKDAISRAAAVMMIQPMVSALIVESSLDESFLTEEILTKAVDRIFEALLPPGA, from the coding sequence ATGACGATGACGGCAGTTAAACCGAATAAACACGAACTAAGGACAAAAGAGACACGCGAGCTGTTGTTACGCTCTGCCGAGACCATCTTTGCCCGCGACGGTTATGAAGCCGCCGACCTTTCCGAGATAGCAGCCCTGGCGGGACGCACCAAGGGCGCGATCTACGCACACTTCAAGAGCAAGGAGGATATCTTTCTTGCTCTGTGGGAACACCATGCGCTGCGCTATCGCACCCAGATGGAAGAGCGGCTCGCCCACTCCACCGGCGTTGAACAGAACCGCGAAACACTGCGACAGTTCTATCTCGGCCTGTTGAAAGACAGAATCTGGGGCCAACTCATGCTGGAGTTCAAGCTCTTCTCACTGCGTCATCCGGAAGCAAAGGAAAGACTGCAGCAGCGGCTGGCAAATCTGCATCCTGGCAGCCGTGAACAGCAACTGACATCAATCCTGGGATCCGCCGGGCGAAAGAAAGATGCGATCAGTAGAGCGGCCGCCGTCATGATGATTCAGCCGATGGTCTCAGCGCTCATCGTCGAGTCGAGCCTCGACGAGTCATTCCTTACGGAAGAAATCCTGACGAAGGCTGTCGATCGGATCTTTGAGGCGCTGTTGCCACCCGGGGCGTAG
- a CDS encoding SGNH/GDSL hydrolase family protein — translation MRYTQKKTSLLCLLALALGCTAGVAQAEDRWIGTWAASPVSVKNETALGSAPMTIRQTVHISQGGETLRLSLTNEFGTEPLTISAASVGFFASDDTIVDGTAHPVTFSGSPNVTIAPGQFVTSDDIKIMLPIFSDLSISLEVPAQTITTLTEHPLANQSAYLVPGNQGTVVDLPEPEEIRNWIFLKNLLVPTTSKRSAAIVTFGDSITDGARMSINSNHRWPDLLAARLTTNKKTKYLSILNEGISGNRILHDAAGPKALDRFDRDVLCAPGVKYLVILESINDIGRTYFARPGTQPGEEAVTAQQIIDGLKTLVDRAHAKQIKVYGATLTPYEGAAYFNAEGEKDRQTVNEWIRTSKVFDGVIDFDKMVRDSAMPSKFAKKADSGDHLHPGDVGYQMMADGIDLRLFR, via the coding sequence ATGCGTTACACACAGAAGAAGACCTCTCTCCTCTGTCTGCTTGCCTTGGCGCTTGGGTGCACCGCCGGTGTGGCACAAGCTGAAGACCGCTGGATCGGTACCTGGGCCGCCTCACCCGTCTCCGTGAAGAATGAAACCGCGCTGGGCTCCGCTCCGATGACGATTCGCCAGACGGTTCACATCAGCCAGGGCGGCGAGACGTTGCGTCTCTCGTTGACCAACGAGTTCGGCACGGAGCCGTTGACTATCTCCGCGGCATCGGTGGGCTTCTTCGCAAGCGACGATACTATCGTCGACGGCACAGCGCATCCGGTCACCTTTTCCGGCTCGCCCAATGTCACCATCGCACCGGGCCAGTTCGTCACCAGTGACGACATCAAGATCATGCTGCCCATCTTCTCGGATCTCTCCATCAGCCTGGAGGTGCCGGCGCAGACGATTACGACCTTGACCGAGCATCCGCTGGCGAACCAGAGCGCGTATCTGGTTCCAGGCAACCAGGGCACGGTCGTCGATCTTCCTGAGCCAGAGGAGATCCGTAATTGGATCTTCCTCAAGAACCTCCTGGTGCCCACGACCAGTAAGCGGTCCGCCGCGATTGTCACCTTCGGCGACTCCATCACCGACGGCGCGCGCATGTCGATCAACAGCAATCATCGCTGGCCCGATCTTCTGGCCGCGCGGTTGACGACAAACAAGAAGACCAAATATCTCAGCATCCTCAATGAGGGCATTAGCGGCAATCGCATTTTGCACGACGCCGCAGGTCCCAAAGCTCTCGACCGCTTCGATCGCGATGTTCTCTGCGCTCCGGGAGTGAAGTACCTCGTGATCCTGGAGAGCATCAACGATATTGGCCGTACTTACTTCGCGCGCCCCGGCACCCAGCCCGGCGAAGAGGCCGTTACGGCACAGCAGATCATCGATGGTTTGAAGACGCTGGTCGATCGCGCCCATGCTAAACAGATCAAGGTTTACGGAGCTACCCTGACGCCATACGAGGGTGCAGCGTATTTCAACGCCGAAGGCGAGAAGGATCGCCAGACGGTCAACGAATGGATTCGCACCAGCAAGGTCTTCGATGGTGTCATCGACTTCGACAAGATGGTCCGCGATTCGGCAATGCCTTCGAAGTTTGCGAAGAAGGCTGACAGCGGAGATCATCTGCATCCCGGCGATGTGGGTTATCAGATGATGGCCGATGGCATCGATCTGCGGCTATTTCGGTAG
- a CDS encoding carbonic anhydrase, translated as MDVREHLKQGIHRFQTEIYPELRETYLEAVSKPQEPHTLIITCADSRIDPELITQSGPGELFVMRNIGNLVPPYGEMIGGVSSVIEYAVTALKVKHLVICGHSDCGAMKALLKPESTEKMPTVRRWLRNAEAALSVTREIAPEANMLPNLTEQNVLMQMTHAKTHPAVAGAMARGELTVGGWVYDIAKGDVRIYDDQKNKFESTVGAGA; from the coding sequence ATGGACGTCCGCGAGCATCTGAAGCAAGGCATTCACCGTTTTCAGACAGAGATCTACCCCGAGCTCCGCGAAACCTATCTGGAAGCCGTCAGCAAGCCGCAGGAGCCGCATACGCTCATCATTACCTGCGCCGACTCGCGTATCGATCCGGAGCTGATCACGCAGTCAGGGCCGGGAGAACTCTTTGTCATGCGCAACATCGGCAATCTCGTCCCCCCTTACGGCGAGATGATCGGCGGCGTCTCCTCTGTGATTGAGTACGCCGTTACCGCGCTGAAGGTAAAGCACCTTGTCATCTGCGGTCACTCCGATTGCGGCGCCATGAAGGCTCTGCTTAAACCGGAGTCGACCGAGAAGATGCCGACGGTCCGCCGCTGGCTGCGCAATGCCGAAGCTGCCCTGAGCGTAACGCGAGAGATCGCTCCCGAAGCGAATATGCTTCCCAATCTCACCGAGCAGAATGTGTTGATGCAGATGACGCATGCGAAGACCCATCCTGCAGTGGCCGGCGCCATGGCACGCGGCGAGTTGACGGTCGGCGGCTGGGTCTATGACATTGCCAAAGGCGACGTCCGCATCTACGACGACCAGAAAAACAAGTTCGAATCGACGGTTGGAGCCGGCGCTTGA
- a CDS encoding bestrophin family protein yields the protein MITINHPPLRQMAKYVGLPLALLFGFDVIVVVAFKVMHLRWIAQPAIPLSLLGSAIGVIVGFRNNSSYGRWWEARTLWGAIVNNSRTLARQAVTAIRPVTEEDVQNVQYLQRRIVLLQIAWVNCLRQQLRGLEPWWELKDILPQEEIMLLKHEKNVALEIQKRIGLLVTEAYENGWINERQWANMDDTLSRLCDAQGGSERIKNTPMPRQYDYFPRIFVHLYCLLLPIAMVGNLGWWTPLGSTGVGLIFLALNQIGTDLEDPFSNTIFDIPLTAICRTIEVNLRQMLAEKEIPALERPIDGVLW from the coding sequence TTGATCACGATCAACCATCCACCGCTGCGCCAGATGGCGAAGTACGTCGGTCTGCCCTTGGCGCTGCTGTTCGGCTTCGATGTGATTGTGGTGGTGGCCTTCAAGGTCATGCATCTGCGGTGGATCGCGCAACCAGCCATCCCTCTTAGCCTGCTGGGATCGGCCATCGGCGTGATCGTCGGCTTCCGCAACAACTCCTCCTATGGACGATGGTGGGAGGCGCGGACGCTCTGGGGTGCGATTGTGAACAACTCCCGCACGCTCGCGCGGCAAGCCGTTACCGCCATCCGCCCCGTGACCGAAGAGGATGTCCAGAACGTGCAGTACCTGCAGCGTCGCATCGTGCTGCTGCAGATCGCGTGGGTTAACTGTCTGCGTCAGCAACTGCGTGGTCTGGAACCGTGGTGGGAGTTGAAAGACATTCTTCCCCAGGAAGAGATCATGCTGCTGAAACATGAGAAGAATGTCGCCCTTGAGATTCAGAAACGTATCGGTCTGCTGGTCACCGAGGCCTATGAAAATGGCTGGATCAACGAGCGCCAATGGGCCAACATGGATGACACCCTCAGCCGTCTGTGCGATGCCCAGGGCGGATCAGAGCGCATCAAGAACACGCCGATGCCGCGCCAGTACGACTACTTTCCGCGGATCTTCGTGCATCTCTACTGTTTGCTGCTGCCGATCGCCATGGTGGGGAACCTGGGCTGGTGGACACCCCTCGGCTCCACCGGTGTGGGCCTCATCTTCCTGGCGCTGAACCAGATCGGAACCGATCTCGAAGACCCCTTCAGCAACACCATCTTCGATATCCCGCTCACAGCCATCTGCCGCACCATCGAAGTGAATCTCCGCCAGATGCTGGCCGAAAAAGAGATCCCGGCCCTGGAACGGCCGATCGACGGGGTACTTTGGTAA
- a CDS encoding ABC transporter ATP-binding protein: MAHPGACTLTEVPPIIQAQNLGKTYRSGKLEVPALRNVNFSVERGEFVAIVGPSGSGKSTLFYLLGGLTQATHGSIKIDGVDFAHLSDSERTRLRRSHIGFIFQRFNLLPTLSALGNIELAYDISGLKAPMDRHLLDHLSEMLNIKGRLEHRPNELSGGEQQRVAIARALITRPSIVLADEPTGNLDTKNSDVVLAMLRQSSKEMNQTVMMITHNPEAAQIADRVITVRDGEVVAIDLGRSSMDIVHNAY; encoded by the coding sequence ATGGCACACCCTGGAGCCTGTACACTGACCGAGGTGCCGCCCATCATTCAAGCACAGAACCTCGGCAAGACGTACCGCTCTGGCAAACTGGAAGTCCCGGCTCTTCGGAATGTGAACTTCTCGGTAGAGCGAGGTGAGTTCGTCGCCATCGTAGGACCTTCCGGATCCGGAAAAAGCACGTTGTTCTATCTGCTGGGGGGATTGACGCAGGCGACGCATGGCTCCATCAAGATTGATGGAGTCGACTTCGCCCATCTTTCCGATTCAGAGCGCACCAGGCTGCGGCGGTCACATATCGGGTTTATCTTTCAGCGGTTCAACCTGTTGCCGACGCTCTCCGCGCTCGGCAACATCGAGCTGGCTTACGATATTTCGGGACTGAAAGCGCCGATGGATCGTCATCTGCTCGATCATCTTTCGGAGATGCTGAATATCAAGGGGCGCCTCGAGCATCGTCCGAATGAACTTTCGGGCGGCGAACAGCAGCGCGTTGCCATCGCGCGCGCTCTGATCACGCGGCCCTCTATTGTGCTGGCCGATGAGCCAACCGGCAATCTGGACACGAAGAACTCCGATGTGGTGCTGGCCATGCTGCGCCAGTCATCGAAGGAGATGAACCAGACCGTGATGATGATTACCCACAATCCTGAAGCCGCCCAGATCGCCGACCGGGTGATCACGGTACGCGACGGTGAAGTCGTGGCAATCGATCTCGGCCGCAGCTCAATGGATATTGTGCATAACGCCTACTAG